The genomic region CGACGAAGCCGGCCGCGGTGGCGGCCAGGACCGTGGAGGTCTCGCCCGTGCGGAAGAAGTCCTGGATCATCGGCGCGGCCTGCTCGAGGATGCCGATGCCGGCGGTCACGTTGCAGAACAGCACCGTCCAGAGCAGCCAGAACTGCGGCGTCTTGATGGCGTTGTTGGCCGAGACGTTCTCGGTGGTGACCAGCGACTTGGCCTTGACCGAGGCGGGGTCGAACCCGTGGGGGCGCCAGTCGGCCGCGGGCACGCGGATGATGAACGCGCCGAACATCATGAAGACCAGGTAGATCAGGCCGAGGGTGAGGAACAGGCCCGCGACGGCATTGCCGCTGGGCACCGTGCCGGCGACGGCCGGGTCGTAGCCCGGGTCGTACCAGTTCATCAGCTGGCGGGACAGCGGCGAGGCGATGAGCGCGCCACCACCGAAGCCCATGATCGCCATGCCGGTGGCCAGGCCCGGGCGGTCGGGGAACCACTTGATCAGCGTGGAGACCGGCGAGATGTAGCCGATGCCCAGGCCGATGCCGCCGAGGAAGCCGTAGCCGAGATACAGCAGCCACAGCTGCTCGGTGTAGATGCCCAGAGAGCCGACGAGGAAGCCGCTCACCCAGAAGACGGCCGAGGTGAACATGGCGGCGCGGGGGCCGTTCCTGTCCACCCAGGTGCCGAAGAGGGCGGCCGAGATCCCGAGCATGACGATCGCGATCGAGAAGATGATCCCGATCTGGGTGAGCCCGGTGTCGAAGTGCTCGACCAGGGCCACCTTGTAGACACTGGTCGCGTAGGCCTGGCCGATCGACAGGTGGACGGCGAGAGCCGCCGGCGGGATCAGCCAGCGGTTGAAGCCCGGCCGAGCGACGATGCGCTCACGTGCCAGGAAGCTGGGTACTGCCACGGAACGACCTCCGAGGACGGGAACGCTGCGGCCGGTTGGACGCAACCTGGTCGCGCACTGTGACGTTTATCGCGACCGGTGGCACGGTACGTCGGCCGTCAAGTACTCGCGCGTACAACACCCGACCGAGACATGCGCGTGACTGAGAAGATCTGCGGTCGGGGAGCCCCTCCGGCCCCATCTGCCCCTCCCGCCTAGGCTCCCCGCATGGCTTACGAGGTGAAGGGTGTCGTCGCCCGAGGCAAGGGCGCACCGGTCAGCATCGAGACGATCGTGGTTCCCGATCCGGGGCCAGGCGAGGCCGTGGTCGACGTCCAGGCGTGCGGGGTCTGCCACACCGACCTGCACTACCGCGAGGGTGGCATCAACGACGACTTCCCGTTCCTGCTCGGCCACGAGGCGGCCGGGATCGTCTCCGCGGTCGGCGAGGGCGTGACCGACGTGGCGGTCGGTGACTACGTCGTCCTCAACTGGCGCGCTGTGTGCGGTCAGTGCCGGGCCTGTCTCAAGGGCGAACCGCAGTACTGCTTCGACACCCACAACGCCGCGCAGAAGATGACCCTCACCGACGGCACGGAGCTCAGCCCGGCCCTCGGCATCGGCGCGTTCGCCGAGAAGACGCTGGTCCACTCCGGTCAGTGCACCAAGGTCGATCCCGCCGCGCCGCCGACGGCGGCCGGCCTGCTCGGCTGCGGGGTCATGGCCGGCGTGGGTGCGGCCATCAACACCGGCGCGGTGCAGCGCGGGGAGACCGTCGCGGTCTTCGGCTGCGGCGGCGTCGGTGACGCCGCGATCGCCGGCGCGAAGCTGGCCGGTGCGACGACGATCATCGCCGTCGACATCTCCGACCGGAAGCTGGAGTGGGCGCGGAACATGGGCGCCACCCACACGGTCAACTCGAAGGAGAGCGACCCGGTCGAGGCGATCAAGGCGCTGACCGGCGGCTTCGGGGTCGACGTGGCGATCGACGCCGTCGGCCACCCCAAGGTGTTCGAGCAGGCCTTCTACGCCCGCGACCTGGCCGGCCGGGTGGTCATGGTCGGCGTGCCGACGCCGGACATGACCATCGAGCTGCCGGCCATCGAGATCTTCGGCCGCGGCGGGGCGATCAAGTCCTCCTGGTACGGCGACTGCCTGCCCAGCCGCGACTTCCCGATGCTGGTCGACCTCTACCTGCAGGGCCGCTTCGACCTCGACGCGTTCGTCTCGGAGACGATCGGGCTGGAGGACGTCGAGGAGGCCTTCGAGAAGATGCACCGCGGCGAGGTGCTGCGCAGCGTGGTGGTCCTGAAGTGAGCACCCCCCGCATCGACAATGTCGTCGTCTCCGGCGTCTTCAGCCTGGACGGGCAGGACTTCGACGTCGACAACAACGTCTGGCTCGTCGGGGACGACGACGAGGTGCTCGTCATCGACGCCCCGCACGACGCCGCCCCGATCGTCGAGGCGATCGGTGGCCGGAAGGTCACCGCGATCGTGCTCACCCACGGGCACAACGACCACATCACCGCCGCGGTCGCGCTGCGCGAGGCCACCGGCGCGCCGATCTGGTTCCACCCGATGGACCGGATGCTGTGGGACGTGGTGCACCCGGACACGGAGCCCGACCGGGACCTCGTGTCCGGCACCCGCTTCACGGTGGCCGGCGCCCAGCTGGTCGCCCTGCACACACCGGGGCACTCGCCGGGCAGCGTGTGCCTCCACGCGCCGGACCTGGCGACGGTCTTCACCGGCGACACCCTCTTCCACGGCGGACCAGGAGCCACCGGGCGCTCGTTCAGCGACCGGCCGACGATCGAGCACTCGATCCGCTCGGAGCTGTTCACCCTGCACGGCGACACGGTGGTGAAGACAGGCCACGGCGACGACACGACCATCGGCGCCGAGGTCGGCAACCTCGCCTGACGCCTCCCCCATGGCAGATATGGCCATTTCTGCCCTGGGGGTCCGGCGGTGATGTGTTCCACCGCGGCCCGTGCGCCCGGGCCGGTACGGTGGGGAGGTGCCTCGCGGTGATGGACGGCTGACGCACGACCTCGATCCCCTGTCTCCTGGTCCCCAGGACGCCTGTGGCGTCTTCGGTGTCTGGGCACCGGGGGAGGAGGTCGCGAAGCTGACCTATTTCGGTCTGTACGCCCTCCAGCACCGCGGTCAGGAGGCGGCGGGCATCGCGGTGTCCGACGGGGCCTCCGTCGTGGTCTACAAGGACCTTGGGCTGGTCAGCCAGGTGTTCGACGAGCCGACCCTGGGCAGCCTGCGCGGCCACATCGCCGTCGGCCACACCCGCTACTCCACGACCGGTGCCTCGACGTGGGAGAACGCCCAGCCGACGTTCCGCACCACCTCGGCCGGCACCGGCCTGGCGCTGTGTCACAACGGAAATCTCGTGAACACCGCCGAGCTGGCCAGCAAGGCCGCCGACGCCGGTGTGCCGGGGGCGTTCGTGGCCACCAACGACTCCGACCTGGTCACCGCCCTCATCGCCGCCCGCCCCGACCTCTCCGTCGAGGCGGCCGCCATGGAGGTGCTGCCCCAGCTGCGAGGCGCCTTCAGCTTCACGTTCATGGACGAGGACACCCTCTACGCCGCCCGCGATCCGCAGGGCGTGCGCCCGCTGGTGCTCGGGCGGCTCGAGCGGGGCTGGGTCGTGGCCAGCGAGACGGCGGCACTGGACATCGTGGGCGCCTCGGTCGTGCGCGAGGTGGAGCCGGGCGAGCTGATCGCGATCGACGAGAACGGGCTGCGCAGCCAGCACTTCGCTCCTGCCGACCCCAAGGGCTGCGTCTTCGAGTACGTCTACCTCGCCCGCCCCGACACGACGATCTCCGGCCGGGGCGTGCACGCCGCCCGTGTCGAGATCGGGCGCCGGCTGGCCAGGGAGCACCCGGTGGAGGCCGATCTGGTCATCCCGGTGCCGGAGTCGGGCACCCCGGCCGCGGTCGGCTACGCCGAGGCCTCGGGCATCCCCTACGGCCTGGGCCTGGTGAAGAACTCCTACGTCGGACGCACCTTCATCCAGCCCAGCCAGACGATCCGGCAGCTGGGCATCCGGCTGAAGCTGAACCCGCTGCGCGACGTCATCCGTGGCAAGCGGCTGGTCGTCGTCGACGACTCGATCGTCCGGGGGAACACCCAGCGGGCGCTGATCCGCATGCTGCGCGAGGCCGGCGCCGTCGAGGTGCACGTGCGGATCGCCTCGCCGCCGGTGAAGTGGCCGTGCTTCTACGGCATCGACTTCGCCAGCCGGGCCGAGCTGGTCGCCAACGGTCTCGAGATCGACGGCGTGCGCGCCTCGATCAACGCCGACTCCCTCGGCTACGTCTCCGAGCAGGGGCTGATCGCCGCGACCGAGCAGCCCGCCAGCCGGCTCTGCACGGCCTGCTTCACCGGCGAGTACCCGATCCCGCTGGGCGAGTCCGAGGTGTTCGGCAAGCACGTGCTCGAGGGCATCGGCCGGACGCCGCTGCCCATGGCGGCGGCGATGCCCCGCGTGGACGAGCAGCGCTCCGTCAGCGGCTGGACCGGGCAGCAGGCCGGCAGCGCCAGCGTCCCCGGCGGGGCCGAGGACGCGCTCAGCCGTCCATGAGCGAATTCACCTACGCGGCGTCCGGCGTCGACATCGACGCGGGAGAGCGCGCCGTCACGCTGATGAAGGCCGCGGTCGAGAAGACCAACCGCCCGGAGGTGGTCGGCGGGCTGGGCGGCTTCGCCGGGCTGTTCGCGCTGGACACCGCCAAGTACCGCCGTCCCCTGCTGGCCTCCTCCACCGACGGGGTCGGCACGAAGATCGCCCTGGCCCGGCAGCTCGACCGGCACGACACCGTGGGCATCGATCTGGTCGCGATGGTCGTCGACGACCTCGTCGCCTGCGGCGCCGAGCCGCTGTTCCTGCAGGACTACGTGGCCTGCGGCAAGGTCGTCCCGGAGCGGATCGCCGCGATCGTCACCGGCATCGCCGCCGGCTGCACCCAGGCGGGCGCGGCGCTGGTCGGCGGGGAGACCGCCGAGCACGGCGACCTCATGGACGCCGACGAGTACGACCTGGCCGCGACGGCGGTCGGCGTGGTCGAGGCCGACGCCGTCCTGGGCCCGGAGCGGGTGGCCGACGGCGACGTCGTCGTCGCGATGGCCTCCTCCGGTTTCCACTCCAACGGCTACTCGCTGGTGCGCCGGGTCGTGAGCGCGGCCGGGCTCGACCTGCACGCGACGCCGTCGGGGCTGGACCGGCCGCTCGGGGAGGAGCTGCTCGAGCCCACCCGGATCTACGCCCGCGACTGCCTGGCGTTGGTGACGGAACTCGGCGTGGAACGCGTGCACGCCTTCGCGCACATCACCGGCGGCGGGCTGGCCGGCAACACCGCGCGCGTCGTCCCCGAGGGTCTGGAGGCGGTGCTCGACCGCGGCACCTGGGCGCTGCCCTCGGCGGTGCGGCTCATGGAGGAGCACGGCGTTCCCCGCGAGGAGTCCGAGCGCGCCTTCAACTGCGGCGTCGGCATGATCGCCGCCGTCGCGCCGGAGGTCGCCGACGCGGCGGTCGCCCAGCTCGGCGGAGCCGGCATCCCGGCGTGGATCGCCGGGGCGGTCCGGCCGCGCACCGGTCAGAGCGCGGCCTCCCTGGTGGGCACCTACCGCTGACGACGGGGACTTCCGGTTCAGGGAGCCCCCGATCGCGCGCGAGGACACCGCAGCTCCGGGAGAGCTGCGGCGTCCTCGATCGGGCCGCTGACGATCAGCGGCGTCAACGCGGGCTGGCAGCCCAGTCGTCGTCCCCGTCGCCGTCGGCCCAGCGGTCGGCGTACTCGTCGTCGTCATCGTCGTCGTCGGTCGTCGCCCGGGCAGGGGCGGTGTACGACGACGGACCACCGGTGAGTTCCTTCTGCAAAGCAGAAAGGTCGGTGTTCGGTGAGCTGTACTTGAGCTCACGGGCCACGCGTGTCTGCTTGGCCTTCGCTCGGCCGCGCCCCATCGGCTCGACCCCCTCGCTACGGAGTGCGGGAGTCCAGCCCCCGGGCTGGAACGGCCCGCGTGGCGACCCCGACTGAGTGACAATGTCTTGGACAACCTTACGACACGGATCGGCGACGGGCACACGTCCCTCCCCCTCAGGCGCGGCACGTCCCCCGTGTGGGTGCCGTGGGCCTGGCGGGCAGTAGGTCGAGCCGCCTCGGTGCCGGGCGTGCTGCCGGGACTTCCCGCCCGGGCGTCGGCGATCTGGAGGTCGTGGTGCGGGGGCGGGCCCCGTGGACGACGCGCATGGAGTCGACCATCGGCCTCTGCACGACCGAACACATCGGCCGCAGCGATCCTGGACCCTCGCTGGTGGGGCCTGCCGGACTCAGCCGGCTTGCGTGGCCACGCTTGCCTGCTCGTGCTCGCGTTGTTCGAGGACGGTGATCGCGGTGGCGGTGAGGCTGCGCTCGACGTGGCCCCGCATGAGCTCGCGCGCTCCGGCTGCCTCCCCGGCCGTGATCAGCTCGAGGAGCTCGTGGTGTTCGCGGTGGTCGCGAGTCCGCGGCTCGTCTCCGGGCGGGAGGTCGAGCCCGAGGCTGCGGTAACGGTCCCCCTTGTCCCAGAGGTCGTCGAGCGTCCTCACGAGGACGTCGTTGTGCGAGGCGATGTACAGGGCGCGGTGAAACGCGCGGTGCGCCCTGAGCCCCTCCTCGCCCC from Blastococcus colisei harbors:
- a CDS encoding S-(hydroxymethyl)mycothiol dehydrogenase, with protein sequence MAYEVKGVVARGKGAPVSIETIVVPDPGPGEAVVDVQACGVCHTDLHYREGGINDDFPFLLGHEAAGIVSAVGEGVTDVAVGDYVVLNWRAVCGQCRACLKGEPQYCFDTHNAAQKMTLTDGTELSPALGIGAFAEKTLVHSGQCTKVDPAAPPTAAGLLGCGVMAGVGAAINTGAVQRGETVAVFGCGGVGDAAIAGAKLAGATTIIAVDISDRKLEWARNMGATHTVNSKESDPVEAIKALTGGFGVDVAIDAVGHPKVFEQAFYARDLAGRVVMVGVPTPDMTIELPAIEIFGRGGAIKSSWYGDCLPSRDFPMLVDLYLQGRFDLDAFVSETIGLEDVEEAFEKMHRGEVLRSVVVLK
- a CDS encoding DUF3073 domain-containing protein translates to MGRGRAKAKQTRVARELKYSSPNTDLSALQKELTGGPSSYTAPARATTDDDDDDDEYADRWADGDGDDDWAASPR
- the purF gene encoding amidophosphoribosyltransferase, which encodes MPRGDGRLTHDLDPLSPGPQDACGVFGVWAPGEEVAKLTYFGLYALQHRGQEAAGIAVSDGASVVVYKDLGLVSQVFDEPTLGSLRGHIAVGHTRYSTTGASTWENAQPTFRTTSAGTGLALCHNGNLVNTAELASKAADAGVPGAFVATNDSDLVTALIAARPDLSVEAAAMEVLPQLRGAFSFTFMDEDTLYAARDPQGVRPLVLGRLERGWVVASETAALDIVGASVVREVEPGELIAIDENGLRSQHFAPADPKGCVFEYVYLARPDTTISGRGVHAARVEIGRRLAREHPVEADLVIPVPESGTPAAVGYAEASGIPYGLGLVKNSYVGRTFIQPSQTIRQLGIRLKLNPLRDVIRGKRLVVVDDSIVRGNTQRALIRMLREAGAVEVHVRIASPPVKWPCFYGIDFASRAELVANGLEIDGVRASINADSLGYVSEQGLIAATEQPASRLCTACFTGEYPIPLGESEVFGKHVLEGIGRTPLPMAAAMPRVDEQRSVSGWTGQQAGSASVPGGAEDALSRP
- a CDS encoding MBL fold metallo-hydrolase, with the protein product MSTPRIDNVVVSGVFSLDGQDFDVDNNVWLVGDDDEVLVIDAPHDAAPIVEAIGGRKVTAIVLTHGHNDHITAAVALREATGAPIWFHPMDRMLWDVVHPDTEPDRDLVSGTRFTVAGAQLVALHTPGHSPGSVCLHAPDLATVFTGDTLFHGGPGATGRSFSDRPTIEHSIRSELFTLHGDTVVKTGHGDDTTIGAEVGNLA
- a CDS encoding OFA family MFS transporter; this encodes MAVPSFLARERIVARPGFNRWLIPPAALAVHLSIGQAYATSVYKVALVEHFDTGLTQIGIIFSIAIVMLGISAALFGTWVDRNGPRAAMFTSAVFWVSGFLVGSLGIYTEQLWLLYLGYGFLGGIGLGIGYISPVSTLIKWFPDRPGLATGMAIMGFGGGALIASPLSRQLMNWYDPGYDPAVAGTVPSGNAVAGLFLTLGLIYLVFMMFGAFIIRVPAADWRPHGFDPASVKAKSLVTTENVSANNAIKTPQFWLLWTVLFCNVTAGIGILEQAAPMIQDFFRTGETSTVLAATAAGFVGLLSLFNMAGRFVWSSTSDYIGRKPIYMVYLGVGIVLYIILATLGSTATWIFVVTAAIIISFYGGGFATVPAYLRDLFGTYQVGAIHGRLLTAWAAAGIAGPLIINGVLDSRGTPGQLTAGDYRPALFIMVGLLAVGFVANLLIKPVADKWFEPKPTDVPTAAAAPERSTVR
- the purM gene encoding phosphoribosylformylglycinamidine cyclo-ligase, yielding MSEFTYAASGVDIDAGERAVTLMKAAVEKTNRPEVVGGLGGFAGLFALDTAKYRRPLLASSTDGVGTKIALARQLDRHDTVGIDLVAMVVDDLVACGAEPLFLQDYVACGKVVPERIAAIVTGIAAGCTQAGAALVGGETAEHGDLMDADEYDLAATAVGVVEADAVLGPERVADGDVVVAMASSGFHSNGYSLVRRVVSAAGLDLHATPSGLDRPLGEELLEPTRIYARDCLALVTELGVERVHAFAHITGGGLAGNTARVVPEGLEAVLDRGTWALPSAVRLMEEHGVPREESERAFNCGVGMIAAVAPEVADAAVAQLGGAGIPAWIAGAVRPRTGQSAASLVGTYR